One window of Pelobates fuscus isolate aPelFus1 chromosome 9, aPelFus1.pri, whole genome shotgun sequence genomic DNA carries:
- the ZBTB34 gene encoding zinc finger and BTB domain-containing protein 34: MDSNSFIQFDVPEYSSTVLSQLNELRLQGKLCDIIVHIQGQPFRAHKAVLAASSPYFRDHSALSTMSGLSISVIKNPNVFEQLLLFCYTGRMSLQLKDVVSYLTAASFLQMQCVIDKCTHILESIHSKISVVGVNSAGGEEGQSGQNGVKDDSYFANPGEISPPYCGQVRQSIIGSDLKIDSMTNKALRNRSQEEGHSDRGSSGSISEHEIQIEGDQEHVDMTRDNQITEVKVKAEKSDRPSCSDSSSLGDDGYHTELVDGEQVVAVNVGAYGSVLQHAYSFPQAASQSTTVSEPYGTISNSSPSRSMLSCFRGGRARQKRASHLGSDMQNVIQSSENETVVSTPSYESSPRERSTRGYWHPYNERLICIYCGKTFNQKGSLDRHMRLHMGITPFVCKFCGKKYTRKDQLEYHIRGHTDDKPFRCEVCGKCFPFQGTLNQHLRKNHPAVAEVRSRMESPERSEGYAEQNDVSASESNLDSNVEIHTVSTTPD; encoded by the coding sequence ATGGACAGCAACAGCTTCATTCAGTTTGATGTGCCAGAATACAGCAGCACGGTTCTCAGCCAACTTAATGAACTGCGCTTGCAAGGGAAGCTATGTGACATCATCGTTCATATCCAGGGACAGCCGTTCAGAGCTCACAAAGCTGTGCTGGCCGCAAGCTCTCCGTATTTCCGTGACCATTCTGCACTAAGTACCATGAGTGGCCTATCTATCTCCGTTATCAAAAACCCTAACGTCTTCGAGCAGTTGCTTCTATTTTGCTACACTGGAAGAATGTCTCTGCAGCTAAAGGATGTGGTGAGCTACTTGACGGCAGCAAGCTTCCTTCAAATGCAATGCGTGATAGACAAGTGCACTCACATTCTTGAGAGCATTCACTCAAAAATTAGCGTTGTTGGTGTCAATTCAGCCGGTGGCGAAGAAGGTCAAAGTGGTCAGAATGGCGTGAAAGATGATAGCTACTTTGCCAACCCAGGAGAGATCTCCCCTCCTTACTGTGGACAAGTGCGGCAGTCCATCATAGGCAGCGACTTAAAAATAGACTCCATGACTAACAAAGCTCTACGGAATCGTTCTCAAGAAGAGGGCCATTCTGACCGGGGAAGCAGTGGGAGCATTTCAGAGCATGAGATTCAAATAGAAGGCGATCAAGAACATGTCGATATGACCCGGGATAACCAAATCACTGAAGTGAAAGTAAAAGCGGAGAAATCAGACCGACCAAGCTGTTCTGATAGCTCTTCTTTGGGTGATGATGGCTATCACACAGAGCTGGTTGATGGAGAGCAAGTGGTGGCGGTCAACGTAGGAGCCTATGGGTCTGTACTGCAGCATGCCTACTCATTTCCCCAAGCTGCTTCCCAGTCTACCACCGTTTCAGAGCCCTACGGTACCATTAGCAACTCAAGTCCTTCCAGATCAATGCTTAGTTGTTTCAGAGGAGGAAGAGCGCGCCAAAAAAGGGCTTCCCACTTAGGGAGTGACATGCAAAATGTGATCCAAAGCTCAGAGAACGAGACCGTTGTGAGCACGCCAAGTTACGAAAGCAGTCCACGTGAACGAAGCACCAGAGGGTACTGGCACCCGTACAACGAGAGACTAATATGTATTTACTGCGGCAAGACCTTCAACCAGAAAGGAAGTCTCGACCGACACATGCGGCTGCACATGGGAATCACTCCGTTTGTGTGCAAGTTTTGCGGGAAAAAATACACCCGTAAAGACCAACTAGAATATCATATTCGGGGCCACACAGATGACAAGCCTTTCCGATGTGAGGTGTGCGGGAAATGCTTTCCTTTCCAAGGCACTTTGAATCAACATTTAAGGAAAAACCATCCTGCTGTGGCTGAAGTTAGAAGCCGAATGGAATCTCCAGAACGATCAGAAGGCTACGCGGAACAAAATGATGTTTCTGCTTCTGAATCAAACCTGGACTCAAATGTTGAGATTCACACCGTGTCTACTACACCCGATTAA